A part of Methanomassiliicoccales archaeon genomic DNA contains:
- the ilvB gene encoding biosynthetic-type acetolactate synthase large subunit, which translates to MRGSKAVLKLLEGQGADVIFGYPGANTLPIYDDLLDSSIHHVLVRHEQGAAHMADGYARSTGRPGICMSTSGPGATNLVTGVATAYADSSPMMVITGQVSTQMLGENAFQEADIFSLMMPITKHSFRVLDPNRIPEAIKKGWGIATTGRMGPVHIDLPVDVLWKQIADEALYEEFHAPCPVEDMSRVLEAVKLLRDAERPMMLVGGGAIWSHAGEEVRKLAEMLMAPVATTMMGKGIIPEDHPLAMGMLGMHGREVARRAYESCDVMLVVGSRFSDRSTGLPTDLPESTKIIHIDIDPMEAGKNKRTKVRIVGDARKALQLLIKGLSRAKAGSEWCKRMVHLRQICDCEMDIDEMPIKPQKVMLELRKALSDDAYVCTEVGQNQMWAAHFLRMRTPGHFISSGGMGTMGFGFPASLGVKYAHRDKQVVDIAGDGSLQMVSKEFATAMSEDLPVVICLLNNSWLGMVRQWQKLLNDGRYSGTNLERNPDFVKLARSYGADALRVERPSELAEAFEKALRSDVPFLLDIVVDVEEDILPMLPGGRSSKEVIHGKRCRFGRPHEKLLDKDITMEIAGA; encoded by the coding sequence ATGAGAGGATCGAAGGCAGTCCTAAAATTGCTGGAAGGTCAGGGAGCAGATGTGATATTCGGTTACCCAGGCGCAAACACGCTACCGATATATGATGACCTTTTGGACTCTTCGATCCACCATGTCCTTGTCCGCCATGAGCAGGGGGCCGCCCACATGGCCGATGGGTACGCTCGTTCCACTGGCAGGCCTGGGATATGCATGTCAACATCAGGACCTGGTGCGACGAACCTTGTTACAGGCGTGGCCACCGCCTATGCGGATTCCTCGCCGATGATGGTCATCACTGGTCAGGTCTCCACACAGATGCTGGGCGAGAACGCGTTCCAAGAAGCGGACATCTTCTCCCTGATGATGCCCATAACAAAACACAGTTTCAGGGTGCTTGATCCCAACAGGATACCGGAGGCCATCAAGAAAGGATGGGGTATCGCTACGACCGGTCGCATGGGCCCAGTGCACATCGATCTGCCTGTGGACGTGCTATGGAAACAGATCGCCGATGAGGCCCTTTATGAGGAGTTCCACGCCCCTTGTCCCGTCGAGGATATGTCGAGGGTGTTGGAAGCGGTGAAACTGCTACGGGATGCGGAGCGGCCCATGATGCTCGTCGGAGGGGGGGCCATCTGGTCTCATGCCGGCGAAGAGGTCCGCAAACTGGCCGAGATGCTCATGGCCCCGGTGGCGACCACGATGATGGGCAAGGGCATCATCCCAGAGGACCACCCATTGGCCATGGGGATGTTGGGCATGCACGGCAGAGAGGTGGCGAGGAGAGCATATGAGAGCTGCGACGTCATGCTCGTGGTCGGGTCGCGGTTCAGCGACAGGTCCACAGGACTTCCGACCGACCTTCCCGAATCGACCAAGATAATCCATATCGACATCGACCCTATGGAGGCGGGCAAGAACAAGAGAACGAAGGTGCGGATCGTGGGCGATGCGCGGAAGGCCCTCCAGCTCCTGATAAAAGGACTCTCGAGGGCAAAGGCGGGCAGCGAGTGGTGCAAAAGGATGGTCCACCTTCGCCAGATCTGCGATTGTGAGATGGACATAGACGAGATGCCCATCAAACCACAGAAGGTGATGCTGGAGCTCAGGAAGGCGCTTTCGGACGATGCATATGTCTGCACGGAGGTGGGGCAGAACCAGATGTGGGCAGCTCACTTCCTGAGGATGAGGACGCCTGGGCATTTCATCTCATCTGGAGGGATGGGGACCATGGGCTTCGGGTTCCCAGCATCTCTGGGCGTAAAGTACGCCCACCGTGATAAGCAGGTGGTCGACATAGCCGGCGACGGGTCGCTCCAAATGGTCTCAAAGGAGTTCGCGACGGCGATGTCCGAGGACCTTCCTGTGGTGATATGTCTTCTCAATAACAGCTGGCTCGGCATGGTGAGACAGTGGCAGAAGCTGTTGAACGACGGCCGATATTCTGGGACCAATCTTGAAAGGAACCCAGACTTCGTCAAGCTCGCCCGGTCGTATGGGGCAGACGCCCTGAGGGTGGAGAGGCCATCGGAGCTGGCGGAGGCGTTCGAGAAGGCGTTAAGGTCCGATGTGCCATTCCTGCTGGACATCGTTGTGGATGTCGAGGAGGACATCCTGCCGATGCTTCCTGGAGGAAGGTCGTCCAAAGAGGTCATACATGGAAAAAGATGCCGGTTCGGCAGGCCTCATGAAAAACTATTGGACAAGGACATCACCATGGAGATCGCCGGGGCTTGA
- the ilvC gene encoding ketol-acid reductoisomerase, with product MAKIYHDSDADLKVLKGKKIAVIGFGSQGKAQSMCLKDSGLDVVVGLRKGGRSWDEAKKNGMKVAAVADAVKDADVVMILLPDEVQGEVYKTEIAPNLKPGAALDFAHGFSIVFKEIKPPKNVDVIMMAPKSPGPMVRQTFVEGFGVPALIAVEHDHTGKAKEIALALAKGIGATKAGVIETTFTEEATSDLFGEQAVLCGGVTALVEAGFETLVKNGYQPEIAYFECLHELKLIVDLFQRGGMMHMWTNVSNTAEYGGLSRRSRLITDETRKEMALMLKEIQEGKFAKEWMKDAKSGMKKLQKLEKEEAESEIEVVGKNIRSLFEFQPPAEKKAAEAAPKKKPVKKPGTKRSAAKTRKRTSAKK from the coding sequence ATGGCAAAGATATACCACGATTCTGACGCTGACCTTAAGGTCCTGAAAGGCAAGAAGATCGCAGTAATCGGTTTCGGAAGCCAGGGAAAGGCGCAATCGATGTGCCTTAAGGATTCTGGCCTGGATGTTGTCGTCGGTCTCCGCAAGGGCGGCAGGTCATGGGATGAGGCTAAGAAGAACGGCATGAAGGTCGCTGCGGTGGCCGATGCCGTGAAGGATGCGGACGTAGTGATGATCCTTCTACCAGATGAGGTACAGGGAGAGGTCTATAAGACCGAGATCGCCCCGAACCTCAAGCCAGGCGCCGCGCTCGATTTCGCACACGGCTTCAGCATCGTCTTTAAAGAGATCAAGCCCCCAAAGAACGTGGATGTAATAATGATGGCACCGAAATCGCCAGGCCCCATGGTGAGGCAGACATTTGTCGAAGGGTTCGGCGTCCCAGCACTGATAGCGGTAGAGCATGACCATACTGGGAAGGCGAAGGAGATCGCGTTGGCGCTCGCCAAGGGGATCGGTGCGACCAAGGCGGGAGTGATCGAGACGACCTTTACCGAAGAGGCGACGTCGGACCTTTTCGGCGAACAGGCAGTGCTTTGCGGAGGGGTCACTGCGCTGGTCGAGGCGGGCTTTGAGACGTTGGTCAAGAACGGCTACCAGCCCGAGATCGCATATTTCGAGTGCCTTCACGAGCTGAAGCTCATCGTTGACCTCTTCCAGAGGGGCGGTATGATGCACATGTGGACCAATGTGTCCAACACAGCGGAGTACGGAGGGCTTTCCAGGAGGTCAAGGCTGATCACAGATGAGACCCGAAAGGAGATGGCCCTGATGCTCAAAGAGATACAGGAAGGTAAGTTCGCCAAGGAGTGGATGAAGGACGCGAAGTCCGGGATGAAGAAGCTCCAGAAGCTTGAGAAGGAGGAGGCCGAGAGCGAGATCGAGGTCGTTGGCAAGAACATACGCTCCCTGTTCGAGTTCCAGCCGCCCGCTGAAAAGAAGGCCGCCGAGGCCGCCCCTAAGAAAAAGCCGGTGAAAAAGCCTGGGACAAAGAGGTCGGCCGCCAAGACCAGAAAAAGGACATCAGCGAAGAAGTGA